GGAGCCAAGCGGCTGTTTCCTTCCTCACCAACATAGCCCGTGCCGCTTTCACTCTCGGACTCGGCGGCGCACTTGTCAATTCCTCCCTGTACACCGTCGACGGCGGTCAACGCGCCGTTCTCTTCGACCGTTTCAATGGTGTCCTTGACAAAACTGTTGGTGAAGGCACTCATTTCTTAATCCCATGGCTTCAGAAGCCTTTCATCTTCGATATCCGTACCAGGCCTCATGTTTTCTCTTCAGTATCCGGTACAAAGGATCTACAGATGGTTAATCTCACGCTACGTATTCTATCTAGACCAGAAATATCACGCCTACCGTACATTTTCCAAAACCTAGGTACTGAATATGACGAGAAAGTACTTCCTTCTATTGGTAATGAGGTGCTTAAAGCTGTTGTGGCTCAATTTAACGCTGATCAGCTACTTACGGATCGTCCACAGGTCTCTGCACTAGTACGGGAGAGTTTGATTAAACGTGCTAAGGATTTCAATATTGTGCTTGATGATGTGGCGATCACACACTTATCTTATGGAGCTGAGTTTTCGAAAGCTGTGGAGCAGAAACAGGTAGCTCAGCAGGAGGCTGAGAGATCGAAATTTGTGGTGATGAAAGCTGAGCAAGAGAGGAGGGCTGCGATTATTCGGGCTGAAGGAGAGAGCGAATCTGCAAAGCTGATTTCCGATGCTACTGCGGCTGCTGGAATGGGTTTGATTGAGCTGAGGAGGATTGAAGCTTCTAGAGAAGTTGCTGGAACTTTGGCTAAGACTCCTAATGTTGCTTACTTGCCTAAGCAAGGGAATATGCTTCTTGGACTCGGCCGTTGAGTAGGTAATCAATTGAGCAAAATGctagtttatttatgtatttatctTTTCGGAAAATCTTATATTCATTGTTAACTTGtctaaaatatttacaaactGACTCTAATTGGAAAGTCAATACACTTTAGTTAAAAGTAGTGCGGATCACAAATATATGCAACAACATACCTTGTATAATCCCACAAGTAGAGTCTGGGGAGAGTAGTGTATACGCAGAGACCTTAACCCCCTACTTTGTGGGGCAGAGAGGCATAGAGAGTATAAAAAGAGACTGATCATG
The DNA window shown above is from Solanum lycopersicum chromosome 11, SLM_r2.1 and carries:
- the LOC101253149 gene encoding prohibitin-3, mitochondrial, translating into MGSQAAVSFLTNIARAAFTLGLGGALVNSSLYTVDGGQRAVLFDRFNGVLDKTVGEGTHFLIPWLQKPFIFDIRTRPHVFSSVSGTKDLQMVNLTLRILSRPEISRLPYIFQNLGTEYDEKVLPSIGNEVLKAVVAQFNADQLLTDRPQVSALVRESLIKRAKDFNIVLDDVAITHLSYGAEFSKAVEQKQVAQQEAERSKFVVMKAEQERRAAIIRAEGESESAKLISDATAAAGMGLIELRRIEASREVAGTLAKTPNVAYLPKQGNMLLGLGR